A part of Saliniradius amylolyticus genomic DNA contains:
- a CDS encoding M1 family metallopeptidase yields MRLRKSVSYLLLLLLSGSVAAQSLTAWQNGNSQGIPGADYWQQQADYTLSVTVDPESRSLTGVGSLTYHNNSPKALSELWLELPQQLFRDKGIEVNGRLAGTRALTVTSEAKPLSVMRHSTYYRVTLDEPLPAGQQRQFRLSWDLQLIDRRHALKPRAGFETFADGSLAMALAQWFPRVLAYDSSTGWQRLPFGRNGEFHLETGNYEVTVTAPGDMLVAATGNLTNANQVLSEQGLKQYRNAGEQVQFIRAALSGDAEQRQWRFEAKNVRDFSIALSNNWVWERRKIATQGGKTAINVYYPDNGRYLWQQYAMQAVSHAVEFMDAQIAPFPDTEYSVVNIAGLGMEYPGITWVGFRGPDQQGDETPPFSRTQKYDVIGGIIHEVAHVYFPMLVNTNERAQGFFDEGLTSFIAFMTEQAYSRDFQSFYGFADPAAQVMAQPHYTAPVTQADALSSTQKLDAHYHIPAVSHVLLREYLGEAQFDRLLTRFIRQWRGKRAYFADWIHFVEQHTNKALDWFWLPWLESHQHLDLAVIGMTSKPEPQLIIENRGGLLAPVEVNLLWQDGRIERRIISPSQWEGKNRLKLPLPAQGDVSGAVLDPQRKIPDTNRQNNRWYPN; encoded by the coding sequence GTGAGGTTAAGAAAATCAGTTAGCTACTTACTGTTATTGTTGTTGAGCGGTTCGGTTGCTGCACAGTCTCTGACAGCGTGGCAAAACGGTAATTCGCAGGGCATTCCCGGCGCAGACTATTGGCAGCAACAGGCAGACTACACATTATCGGTGACGGTAGACCCCGAGAGCCGGTCACTGACTGGCGTGGGCTCTCTGACCTACCACAACAACTCACCAAAGGCATTGTCTGAGCTTTGGTTGGAGTTACCTCAGCAACTGTTTCGTGACAAAGGCATTGAGGTCAATGGGCGTCTCGCGGGCACCCGAGCCCTCACCGTGACAAGTGAGGCAAAACCACTGAGTGTAATGCGTCATAGCACCTATTATCGGGTCACACTGGATGAGCCATTGCCTGCTGGGCAGCAACGCCAATTCCGACTCAGCTGGGACTTGCAACTGATTGACCGGCGACACGCCCTGAAGCCTCGAGCGGGGTTTGAAACTTTTGCCGATGGCAGTCTGGCAATGGCATTGGCTCAATGGTTCCCAAGAGTGTTGGCGTATGACAGTAGTACGGGGTGGCAGCGTCTACCCTTTGGCCGTAATGGAGAGTTTCACCTGGAGACCGGCAATTATGAGGTCACGGTGACGGCACCTGGTGACATGCTGGTGGCTGCGACAGGCAATTTAACGAACGCCAATCAGGTGCTTTCTGAACAAGGTCTTAAGCAATACAGGAACGCCGGTGAGCAGGTTCAGTTTATCAGAGCGGCGCTCTCCGGGGATGCCGAGCAGCGGCAATGGCGTTTTGAGGCAAAGAATGTGCGGGACTTTAGCATTGCCTTAAGCAATAACTGGGTGTGGGAACGACGAAAAATCGCCACGCAAGGCGGCAAGACGGCAATTAACGTCTACTACCCAGACAATGGCCGTTATCTGTGGCAGCAATACGCCATGCAGGCGGTCAGTCATGCGGTAGAGTTTATGGACGCTCAGATTGCCCCCTTTCCGGATACAGAATATTCCGTTGTAAATATTGCCGGATTGGGTATGGAGTATCCCGGCATCACCTGGGTTGGTTTTCGGGGCCCGGATCAACAGGGTGATGAAACGCCGCCTTTCAGTCGAACTCAGAAGTATGATGTGATTGGTGGCATTATCCACGAAGTGGCGCATGTGTACTTTCCGATGCTGGTGAATACCAATGAGCGAGCTCAGGGATTTTTCGATGAAGGGCTGACCAGTTTCATCGCCTTTATGACCGAACAGGCCTATAGCCGGGATTTTCAGAGCTTTTACGGCTTTGCGGATCCGGCCGCCCAGGTGATGGCACAGCCCCACTATACGGCGCCGGTCACTCAGGCTGATGCCTTATCATCGACACAGAAACTGGATGCCCACTATCATATACCGGCCGTAAGCCATGTTTTGCTGAGAGAGTATTTGGGTGAAGCTCAATTTGATCGCCTGCTAACCCGATTCATCCGCCAATGGCGAGGGAAGCGTGCCTATTTTGCCGACTGGATCCACTTTGTTGAACAGCACACGAATAAAGCGTTGGACTGGTTCTGGTTGCCGTGGTTGGAGAGTCATCAGCATCTGGATCTGGCGGTTATCGGTATGACCTCAAAGCCAGAGCCGCAACTTATCATTGAGAATAGAGGCGGTTTATTAGCTCCGGTAGAGGTGAACCTTTTGTGGCAGGACGGTCGGATTGAGCGTCGTATTATTTCCCCTTCTCAATGGGAGGGGAAGAACAGGCTGAAGCTGCCATTACCGGCCCAGGGAGATGTGTCCGGTGCGGTGTTGGATCCTCAGCGCAAGATACCGGATACCAACCGGCAAAATAACCGGTGGTACCCAAATTAG
- a CDS encoding NlpC/P60 family protein, with translation MLLRFSIMASAFIAQASLAAPAINEKISEAAKPWADQPYRVGQAEQCMNWTREILTAACGEHFQTISSKNPWDAHLLGAGDELLPEHADSLAADEFGQKVSSISDLKPGDLVFLKNTYGNWADGVYTHVGIATGDGNYIHRMTSNKGIVRVQPIPEADFAAGIRLDEDLCK, from the coding sequence ATGCTACTTCGATTCAGCATTATGGCGTCAGCATTCATCGCACAGGCTTCTCTGGCCGCACCGGCCATTAATGAAAAAATCTCCGAGGCTGCTAAACCGTGGGCTGATCAGCCATACAGAGTGGGCCAGGCGGAGCAATGTATGAACTGGACCCGGGAAATATTAACCGCCGCTTGCGGTGAACACTTTCAAACAATCTCATCAAAGAACCCCTGGGATGCCCATTTGCTGGGAGCAGGGGATGAGTTGCTGCCAGAGCACGCCGACTCTCTGGCCGCGGACGAATTTGGTCAGAAGGTTTCCAGTATCAGTGACCTGAAACCCGGCGATTTGGTGTTTTTGAAGAACACCTATGGGAACTGGGCCGATGGTGTATATACCCATGTGGGTATTGCGACTGGTGACGGTAACTACATACACCGGATGACATCCAACAAAGGCATCGTGCGTGTTCAGCCTATCCCAGAGGCCGACTTTGCAGCAGGCATCCGCTTAGATGAGGACTTATGCAAGTAA
- a CDS encoding amidase yields MNYLSATELVELYRRKEASPVEVMTDYIQQYNKVNPSLNAFSFTFFEQALAKASKAEQAYASGQAGALEGLAIAIKDETYIEGQETTNGSRLLQGDVATSTDPVAERLIAAGGIVHGRTTTPEFSTAAVTWSDLWGVSRSPWNPEVTCGGSSGGSAIAVASGMTAFANGTDIGGSVRIPAAFCGLYGYKPAHGWVPEIAPYNIDPYCHHGLLARTLDDIQLGYQVIRGPHQGDLHSFVPRPQEADIVSLKDVKVGVSEDLGFYSVEQDVRRCLRQAVGELTQAGVVATDITLDWDEQVIETAKVHQRANMGLYLAQRWNRPENRAHMTSYLRQYLDNAEAVTAKKILEANLYLCHMWQSLSQVFAQHDVLICPTLCTTQVPADFDYSRHQIEVDGQIVDPNKGWFMTYPFNTLGQCPVLTMPVGECDNGIPGSVQIVGRPYQEQAVFAVARQLSRTLSADFYHTRFPAFDSITRAAV; encoded by the coding sequence TTGAATTATTTAAGCGCAACGGAATTGGTGGAGCTGTACCGCCGCAAGGAGGCCTCGCCGGTAGAGGTGATGACCGACTATATCCAGCAATATAACAAGGTGAACCCCAGCCTGAACGCCTTTAGTTTCACTTTTTTTGAGCAGGCATTGGCAAAGGCTAGTAAAGCCGAACAGGCTTATGCCAGCGGACAGGCAGGGGCTCTTGAGGGGCTTGCGATTGCAATCAAGGATGAAACCTATATTGAGGGACAGGAAACCACCAATGGCAGCCGCTTGCTGCAAGGGGATGTGGCAACCAGTACCGACCCTGTCGCAGAACGCTTAATTGCGGCTGGCGGGATAGTGCATGGCCGAACGACTACCCCAGAGTTCTCAACAGCGGCGGTAACCTGGTCCGATCTTTGGGGAGTGAGCCGCAGCCCCTGGAACCCCGAGGTGACCTGTGGAGGATCGTCCGGAGGCTCTGCGATTGCGGTTGCCAGCGGGATGACGGCCTTTGCCAACGGCACCGATATAGGTGGCTCGGTACGCATACCGGCGGCGTTTTGTGGTCTTTATGGTTATAAACCGGCCCATGGCTGGGTGCCGGAGATCGCGCCTTATAACATTGATCCTTACTGCCACCACGGTCTGCTCGCAAGGACGCTGGACGATATTCAGCTTGGATATCAGGTCATCCGTGGCCCGCATCAGGGGGATTTGCATTCTTTCGTGCCAAGGCCGCAGGAAGCCGATATCGTGTCGTTGAAAGATGTAAAAGTGGGCGTTAGTGAAGATCTTGGCTTTTATTCGGTAGAGCAGGATGTGCGACGTTGTCTTCGGCAGGCGGTTGGTGAGCTAACGCAAGCGGGCGTGGTCGCCACCGACATAACGCTCGACTGGGATGAACAGGTTATAGAAACTGCTAAGGTGCATCAGCGGGCCAACATGGGTCTGTATTTGGCCCAACGATGGAATCGTCCGGAAAATCGTGCGCATATGACCAGCTATCTCCGACAATACCTGGATAATGCTGAGGCCGTTACCGCCAAAAAAATACTGGAAGCCAACCTGTATCTTTGCCATATGTGGCAGTCTTTGTCACAGGTTTTCGCCCAGCATGATGTGTTGATTTGTCCGACGCTTTGCACCACTCAGGTGCCGGCCGATTTTGATTACAGTCGTCACCAAATTGAAGTAGATGGTCAGATTGTGGACCCCAACAAAGGTTGGTTTATGACCTATCCGTTCAATACCCTGGGCCAGTGCCCGGTTCTGACCATGCCGGTAGGAGAGTGTGATAATGGCATCCCCGGGTCTGTCCAGATAGTAGGGCGGCCTTATCAGGAACAAGCTGTGTTCGCTGTTGCTCGGCAACTGTCCAGGACCCTCAGTGCTGACTTTTATCACACGCGTTTCCCGGCCTTTGACTCGATAACACGGGCGGCGGTGTAA
- a CDS encoding LysR family transcriptional regulator yields MEFSLEQLRAFMATVEAGSFSGAARKLGKAQSSISGLIGNLEIDAGFDLFDRSSKTPKLTAEGLALMNDVKAVLKSHRNLCYRVDNLMDHVESEISLAYDDMAIPDSLMLDVAADFEKVFPQTSLMLLQATHKRAYHLIADNRVNVAVVISQDDYPEHFAFRGVAQVQYCTVVGVGHPLAKSESVSTQDLAQHRHLRITDTETGFRRFESDITSNIWYSNSHRAMLDLLQRGLGWAEMPMHIVEPLLEKGQLVRVPTSHQRVTFPHCVDLLWPTEQASGQCLSWLLETLTERGQSLT; encoded by the coding sequence ATGGAATTCTCTCTGGAACAACTCAGAGCTTTTATGGCCACAGTTGAAGCAGGCAGTTTCTCTGGTGCGGCGCGCAAATTGGGCAAGGCTCAGTCGTCTATTAGCGGCCTGATCGGCAACCTGGAAATCGACGCCGGCTTCGATCTTTTTGATCGCTCCTCCAAAACCCCCAAACTGACGGCGGAAGGGCTGGCATTGATGAATGACGTCAAGGCTGTCCTCAAGAGCCACCGGAACCTGTGCTACCGCGTGGATAACCTAATGGACCATGTAGAAAGTGAAATCAGCCTGGCCTATGACGATATGGCCATTCCGGATTCACTGATGCTGGATGTGGCCGCCGACTTCGAGAAAGTTTTTCCACAAACCTCACTGATGTTATTGCAGGCCACCCATAAGCGGGCCTACCACCTTATTGCCGACAACAGAGTAAACGTAGCGGTCGTCATCAGCCAGGACGATTACCCTGAGCACTTTGCCTTTCGAGGCGTGGCTCAGGTCCAATACTGCACCGTCGTCGGAGTAGGCCACCCGTTGGCAAAGAGCGAGTCGGTCAGCACTCAGGATCTGGCCCAACACCGGCACCTGCGGATCACCGATACCGAAACCGGCTTTCGACGCTTCGAGTCGGACATTACCAGTAACATCTGGTACTCCAATTCTCACCGAGCCATGTTAGATCTGTTGCAGCGTGGCCTGGGATGGGCCGAGATGCCCATGCATATTGTCGAGCCACTGCTGGAAAAAGGCCAGTTGGTACGTGTGCCCACCAGTCATCAGCGGGTCACCTTCCCCCATTGTGTGGATTTACTCTGGCCGACCGAGCAGGCCTCAGGTCAATGCTTAAGTTGGTTATTGGAGACGCTGACCGAGCGTGGCCAGTCGCTCACTTAA
- a CDS encoding TonB-dependent receptor, giving the protein MITTNKRPLALLVSSILFTGAAFAQEASEDEKKSDKLKEQDIEVIQVSGGGRLTTANEIPMNITAVGQAELRRKNITNIKDLIADSVAISSPGNNNRLAESVTVRGLNVSPVNANNLEQFVRTTVAYYLDDTPLPNIAYRIKDVNRVEKLLGPQGTLYGGGSLGGTIRYITNQPDLDMFTFDANASLFQTKHGDLSYDTDFVVNVPLTDTLALRASVAHLDDSGYVDRIANPVYFDEDERLTPDPNPNKNLYEDDDWEETTSGKIALRWQPDEDFRVTLTHIQQDQMAHGTRGASRYPVGEACELEGLTGDACDNKYDRYNTPFQVNDHTIVSTYEEFSDREFRLDSIDFDWTLSFADLHSSTSYFKDTREGQADYLGYGQIYYGWVPGLGLGDIDRSAYITYDNTHEGLNHETRLTSTTEGPLSWIAGVYYTDTEKRLIFSEFVPGFDAATNAFYGFDREAWYGDSRLGMTDEGYHENFYNNYKELAIFGEVTYAVTDKLDLTAGARFFDYEDRNEPTIVDYTGITDSRSDSEASGNESFFKFNASYQMTDNMLAYATFSQGFRRGGSNGFKDDTTVDQDGNTVDKEVADDAQNYKPDSTDNYELGIKGFLLDRDLYLQANVYRIDWNNVQTYFSQTLNGIFPLNGTTNGPDAKTQGFELSSRYRITDNLTFRYAAAKTKGEWTETAERCVFAPVANAPDADLQCRSWEDGGNLGGTPEWRHNYGFSYEQDFDEGYMTANIDGRYVGETPSGRQDFPDEDVYSRDSYTTYSASVSYGRDDWKVSLWVQNLTDERAETSGQTSVGYGWRTIFVQPRTIGLNLSYSYY; this is encoded by the coding sequence ATGATAACTACAAATAAACGCCCGCTCGCTCTTTTGGTATCCAGTATCCTGTTTACAGGTGCGGCTTTCGCTCAGGAAGCATCAGAAGACGAAAAGAAATCAGATAAATTGAAAGAACAGGATATCGAGGTTATTCAGGTCTCTGGTGGTGGTCGTCTGACCACGGCCAATGAAATCCCGATGAATATTACTGCTGTGGGTCAGGCTGAACTGCGCCGTAAAAACATCACTAATATTAAAGATTTGATTGCCGACTCTGTCGCCATCAGTTCACCGGGCAATAACAATCGTCTGGCAGAGTCGGTCACTGTGCGTGGCCTGAATGTGTCCCCCGTAAATGCGAATAACCTGGAGCAGTTTGTTCGCACCACCGTGGCATATTATTTGGATGACACACCATTGCCGAACATCGCCTATCGCATCAAAGATGTGAATCGGGTGGAAAAACTATTAGGACCTCAGGGGACGTTATACGGTGGTGGTAGCCTGGGTGGCACCATTCGGTATATTACCAATCAGCCTGATTTGGATATGTTTACCTTCGACGCTAACGCCAGCTTGTTTCAGACCAAACACGGCGATTTAAGCTATGACACCGATTTCGTGGTCAATGTCCCTCTGACGGATACGCTGGCCCTGCGGGCGTCTGTGGCGCACCTGGATGACAGTGGTTATGTGGATCGTATCGCGAATCCGGTGTATTTCGATGAGGACGAGCGTCTGACACCTGACCCGAATCCCAATAAGAATCTTTATGAAGACGATGATTGGGAAGAAACTACCAGTGGTAAAATTGCCCTGCGCTGGCAGCCTGATGAAGATTTCCGTGTCACTCTGACTCATATTCAGCAGGACCAGATGGCTCACGGTACACGGGGTGCGAGTCGTTATCCGGTTGGTGAGGCCTGTGAACTGGAAGGGTTGACGGGGGATGCCTGTGATAACAAATACGACCGTTACAATACACCTTTTCAGGTTAACGACCACACCATTGTCTCAACCTACGAGGAGTTCTCGGATCGGGAATTTCGTCTCGACTCCATCGATTTCGACTGGACACTGAGCTTTGCCGATTTGCACAGCAGCACGTCTTACTTTAAGGATACCCGCGAGGGACAGGCTGATTATCTTGGTTATGGGCAAATCTATTACGGCTGGGTGCCTGGCCTGGGCTTAGGTGATATCGATCGCTCGGCCTACATTACTTATGACAACACTCATGAGGGCCTGAATCATGAAACGCGTCTGACCTCTACGACGGAAGGGCCGTTAAGTTGGATTGCGGGTGTTTATTACACTGATACCGAGAAGCGGCTGATTTTCTCCGAGTTTGTGCCTGGCTTCGACGCGGCCACCAACGCCTTCTACGGCTTTGATCGAGAGGCATGGTACGGTGATTCCCGTCTGGGTATGACCGATGAAGGCTACCATGAGAATTTCTATAATAATTACAAAGAGCTCGCCATTTTCGGTGAAGTTACCTATGCGGTCACCGACAAGCTGGATTTAACGGCGGGTGCACGGTTCTTTGATTACGAAGACCGTAATGAACCCACCATCGTGGATTACACCGGTATTACTGACAGTCGTTCGGATTCCGAGGCCAGTGGTAATGAGTCCTTCTTCAAGTTCAACGCGTCTTATCAAATGACCGACAATATGTTGGCTTATGCTACGTTCTCGCAAGGCTTCCGTCGCGGTGGCAGTAATGGCTTTAAAGATGACACCACCGTCGATCAAGACGGCAATACCGTTGACAAGGAGGTGGCCGACGATGCGCAAAATTATAAGCCAGACTCTACCGACAACTATGAGCTGGGTATCAAAGGATTTCTGCTAGACCGTGATTTGTACCTGCAAGCTAACGTCTATCGCATTGACTGGAATAATGTTCAGACCTACTTCTCACAGACACTGAATGGTATTTTCCCGCTGAACGGCACCACCAATGGACCGGATGCTAAAACACAGGGCTTTGAATTAAGCTCACGGTATCGGATTACCGATAACCTGACCTTCCGCTATGCCGCAGCGAAAACCAAAGGGGAGTGGACCGAAACCGCTGAGCGTTGCGTGTTTGCTCCTGTGGCCAATGCTCCCGATGCGGACCTTCAGTGCCGTAGCTGGGAAGACGGCGGTAATCTGGGTGGCACCCCAGAATGGCGCCACAACTATGGTTTCTCCTACGAGCAGGACTTTGATGAAGGCTACATGACCGCCAACATTGATGGCCGTTATGTCGGGGAAACACCCAGTGGTCGTCAGGACTTCCCCGATGAAGACGTCTACAGTCGAGACTCCTACACCACCTACAGTGCCAGCGTCAGCTATGGGCGCGATGACTGGAAGGTGTCACTGTGGGTGCAAAACCTTACCGACGAACGTGCGGAAACCTCGGGGCAAACCAGTGTGGGTTACGGTTGGAGAACCATCTTCGTTCAGCCCAGAACCATTGGTCTGAATCTGTCTTATAGCTACTACTAA
- a CDS encoding C39 family peptidase yields MTIATTVFTTLAVGVLFLLPVQAQQNVVKEDKPLRKTESRSEDNPGAVLSGKEIPYWKQTNNAHEPERTCSLTSLAMVTDYFGFTDPSVNGRSPDYLFNQLGGVLQDVPALEWGFNEIARRAGSDKRAESTTTGTIQQLREAVTSGKLAIIHGWFTQSGHIVMVKGFDGSHYIVNDPNGRWNEEKWGSYDTSVSGEDQKYSKAAFEHAINDNGTGDDLWLHIYE; encoded by the coding sequence ATGACTATTGCGACGACAGTTTTCACGACACTGGCTGTGGGAGTTCTGTTTCTCTTACCCGTACAGGCCCAGCAAAATGTGGTGAAGGAAGATAAACCCCTCAGAAAAACCGAGAGTCGTTCCGAAGATAACCCCGGGGCAGTTCTCTCCGGTAAGGAAATTCCTTATTGGAAACAAACCAATAACGCGCATGAACCAGAGAGAACCTGTTCTCTCACCTCATTGGCAATGGTGACGGATTATTTTGGCTTTACGGACCCTTCTGTGAATGGCCGAAGCCCGGACTACCTGTTTAACCAGTTAGGAGGGGTCCTTCAGGATGTTCCAGCTCTGGAATGGGGATTCAATGAAATAGCCCGGCGTGCAGGTAGCGACAAGCGGGCAGAGAGTACCACTACGGGCACCATTCAGCAGCTCAGAGAGGCGGTAACATCGGGCAAACTGGCTATTATTCATGGCTGGTTTACTCAATCCGGTCATATTGTAATGGTGAAGGGCTTTGATGGAAGCCATTATATTGTCAATGACCCTAATGGACGATGGAACGAAGAAAAGTGGGGCAGTTATGACACCAGTGTGTCTGGCGAAGATCAGAAATATTCTAAGGCCGCGTTTGAGCATGCCATTAATGATAATGGCACCGGCGATGATCTCTGGTTACATATTTACGAGTAA
- a CDS encoding carbon-nitrogen hydrolase family protein — protein MSVITVAGLQLALPPNTNNFDTIASQVRSVKKRFPHLTLVMLSELATFGPAPRFAETLPGDMEEKYRTLATETDLWLITGSLFERADERVYNTASAISPQGEVVARYRKMFPFLPYEEGISAGEEACVFDIPGVGCFGLSICYDMWFPETIRALTWQGAEVILHPTLTNTVDRDVELSIAKASAATNQCYLFDVNAAAPMGVGKSIIAGPGGETLHQSGAEQDVMVMDIDMNYVRRVRETGWNSLGQPLKSFRDHPIDYPQYQAGARSGCLDNLGPLRKPGSKLA, from the coding sequence ATGAGTGTAATTACAGTGGCCGGCTTACAGTTAGCCCTCCCCCCGAATACCAATAATTTCGACACTATCGCCAGTCAGGTACGCTCGGTGAAGAAGCGTTTTCCTCATTTAACCCTGGTGATGCTGTCGGAGCTGGCGACGTTCGGCCCCGCACCGCGCTTTGCCGAAACACTGCCCGGTGATATGGAAGAGAAATATCGGACGCTGGCCACAGAAACCGACCTGTGGCTCATTACCGGCTCCCTATTTGAACGCGCCGACGAGCGGGTTTACAACACTGCATCGGCAATTTCACCGCAAGGGGAAGTGGTGGCGAGGTATCGCAAGATGTTCCCATTCTTACCTTATGAAGAGGGCATTTCTGCCGGGGAAGAGGCGTGTGTATTCGATATTCCGGGCGTGGGCTGTTTTGGTCTGTCGATCTGCTACGACATGTGGTTTCCCGAGACTATCCGGGCTCTCACCTGGCAGGGGGCTGAGGTGATTCTGCACCCCACTCTGACTAACACCGTGGATCGCGACGTGGAGTTGTCGATCGCTAAGGCCAGTGCCGCGACCAACCAATGTTATCTGTTTGATGTCAACGCGGCGGCTCCTATGGGCGTCGGAAAGTCCATTATCGCTGGCCCAGGTGGCGAGACACTGCATCAGTCGGGTGCCGAGCAAGATGTAATGGTGATGGATATTGATATGAACTATGTTCGCCGGGTCAGGGAGACGGGCTGGAACAGCCTGGGCCAGCCTCTGAAAAGCTTTAGAGATCACCCTATCGACTACCCCCAATATCAGGCAGGCGCACGCTCCGGGTGTCTGGATAATCTGGGGCCACTCAGAAAACCAGGCTCCAAACTGGCCTAA